Proteins encoded by one window of Arabidopsis thaliana chromosome 2, partial sequence:
- the bZIP6 gene encoding basic leucine-zipper 6 (basic leucine-zipper 6 (bZIP6); FUNCTIONS IN: DNA binding, sequence-specific DNA binding transcription factor activity; INVOLVED IN: regulation of transcription, DNA-dependent; LOCATED IN: nucleus; EXPRESSED IN: 24 plant structures; EXPRESSED DURING: 12 growth stages; CONTAINS InterPro DOMAIN/s: Basic-leucine zipper (bZIP) transcription factor (InterPro:IPR004827), bZIP transcription factor, bZIP-1 (InterPro:IPR011616); BEST Arabidopsis thaliana protein match is: basic leucine-zipper 7 (TAIR:AT4G37730.1); Has 1135 Blast hits to 1135 proteins in 79 species: Archae - 0; Bacteria - 0; Metazoa - 11; Fungi - 10; Plants - 1100; Viruses - 0; Other Eukaryotes - 14 (source: NCBI BLink).) produces the protein MMSTVPAFTFTEPGLVNQLSDFQTGFTPWELNCSDLFSTIHLEPVVPSPCSGESDAGSVKINTDFNGFDESCIGSIKTNSGSDDSNLFHGVPSPQSDELDSKNTKIRSNATNHNRNKLNRSVLQVTDDRKRKRMESNRESAKRSRMRKQRHIDNLKDEANRLGLENRELANRLRIVLYNIALMCTDNNQLLSEQEILRRRFLEMRQILIFRQLQLNPSLIINHHHMI, from the coding sequence ATGATGTCTACTGTACCGGCCTTTACCTTTACTGAACCGGGTTTGGTTAACCAATTATCGGATTTCCAGACCGGATTCACTCCTTGGGAATTGAACTGCTCCGATCTCTTCTCTACAATCCATCTCGAACCGGTCGTACCGAGTCCTTGTTCTGGTGAATCCGATGCCGGTTCTGTCAAAATTAACACCGATTTTAACGGTTTTGACGAATCGTGTATCGGTTCCATCAAAACTAACTCCGGTTCTGATGATTCCAACCTTTTCCACGGCGTACCGAGTCCTCAATCCGACGAATTGGACTCAAAAAACACGAAAATCCGAAGTAACGCCACGAATCATAACCGGAACAAATTGAACCGGTCGGTTTTGCAGGTGACTGACGACCGTAAACGCAAACGGATGGAATCAAACCGAGAATCAGCGAAGCGGTCGAGGATGCGTAAACAAAGACACATTGATAATTTAAAAGACGAAGCAAATCGTCTCGGTTTAGAAAACCGGGAACTCGCAAACCGGCTTCGAATTGTTTTGTACAACATCGCATTAATGTGTACGGACAACAATCAGCTTTTGTCGGAACAAGAGATTCTCAGACGGAGATTCTTGGAGATGAGgcagattttgattttcagaCAGCTTCAGCTGAATCCATCATTgatcatcaatcatcatcatatgatttga
- the PSK2 gene encoding phytosulfokine 2 precursor (phytosulfokine 2 precursor (PSK2); FUNCTIONS IN: growth factor activity; INVOLVED IN: cell proliferation, cell differentiation, organ morphogenesis; LOCATED IN: extracellular matrix; EXPRESSED IN: 21 plant structures; EXPRESSED DURING: 11 growth stages; CONTAINS InterPro DOMAIN/s: Phytosulfokine (InterPro:IPR009438); BEST Arabidopsis thaliana protein match is: phytosulfokine 6 precursor (TAIR:AT4G37720.1); Has 145 Blast hits to 145 proteins in 25 species: Archae - 0; Bacteria - 0; Metazoa - 0; Fungi - 0; Plants - 145; Viruses - 0; Other Eukaryotes - 0 (source: NCBI BLink).), with the protein MANVSALLTIALLLCSTLMCTARPEPAISISITTAADPCNMEKKIEGKLDDMHMVDENCGADDEDCLMRRTLVAHTDYIYTQKKKHP; encoded by the exons atgGCAAACGTCTCCGCTTTGCTCACCATAGCTCTTCTCCTTTGCTCCACGCTAATGTGCACTGCCCGCCCCGAACCGGCCATCTCCATCTCTATCACGACTGCTGCCGATCCATGTAACATG gagaagaagatagaaggAAAATTAGATGACATGCATATGGTAGACGAAAACTGTGGTGCAGACGACGAAGATTGCTTAATGAGGAGGACTTTGGTCGCTCATACTGATTACATCTATacccagaagaagaagcatcctTGA